The following coding sequences are from one Pusillimonas sp. DMV24BSW_D window:
- a CDS encoding GntR family transcriptional regulator: MASDNIANYPLTEQAYRTLRKAIVQCEFPPEERLRVDELSSRYGFSSSPVREALARLAEQGLVRSIENRGFRVAPLSIDGLKDLTRVRLLIETEALKDAMESGDDEWEERIVAASHSLRLAEQRLSEGPIALDESWSERHRAFHLAIYSGCSSPLLLNLIEQLFDNAERYRRYSARFRKAHRKKNQEHQLIMKAVLKRDKRAAVSLLKKHIRGTEQSVMESVLAMHEADQEIAIAR, translated from the coding sequence ATGGCTTCAGACAACATTGCAAACTATCCGCTTACCGAACAGGCTTACCGCACGTTGCGCAAGGCCATTGTTCAATGCGAATTCCCGCCGGAAGAGCGCCTGCGCGTCGACGAGCTCAGCTCACGCTATGGATTCAGTAGTAGCCCAGTACGCGAAGCACTGGCACGACTGGCCGAACAAGGCCTGGTTCGTTCTATAGAAAATCGCGGTTTTCGCGTTGCTCCGCTGTCAATTGACGGTCTGAAAGACCTTACTCGTGTGCGTCTACTGATTGAAACAGAAGCGTTGAAAGACGCCATGGAAAGCGGCGATGATGAATGGGAGGAGCGCATCGTGGCTGCATCACACAGCCTTCGGCTGGCGGAACAAAGGCTCAGCGAAGGGCCTATTGCGCTGGATGAATCGTGGTCGGAGCGCCACCGCGCATTCCACTTGGCCATTTATTCCGGCTGCTCCTCGCCTTTGCTACTGAATCTTATCGAACAACTTTTCGACAATGCAGAAAGATATCGGCGCTATTCCGCACGTTTTCGCAAAGCACACCGCAAAAAGAATCAGGAACATCAACTCATCATGAAAGCGGTTCTGAAACGCGACAAACGCGCTGCCGTCTCGCTGTTAAAAAAGCACATTCGCGGTACTGAGCAAAGCGTGATGGAAAGCGTCCTTGCCATGCATGAGGCCGATCAGGAAATCGCAATCGCCAGATAA
- a CDS encoding alcohol dehydrogenase catalytic domain-containing protein — MSIPKTMKAARMHDVGSPMKIEEVPVPEVRSNDVLVKVHSCGIVPNLGNVLKNWTTWFPERPLPPLPAIFGLDPAGEIVAVGSQVHYWQPGDRVYVNPGRHCGGCRACRDGRHEHCEYYTFNGYFGFSEKSLKIFDDYPYGGLCQYMTAPQYSLVSLPDSVSYDQAARLGYLGTAYAGLRKAQIRPGQTVMVSGASGTLGLGAILLALGMGATRILGVARNKELLARVKALAPERIEVKSINDNESVEDWVQRMTANEGLDLYVDCIGPGGGHDILLSAMRVLKRGGKAVDIGAIAGDVPVDLHTVMDLQQTVIGSCWFTAAEGQDMADMAGAGTLNMSVFEHVASPLEQINEAISGIENRSGGFSNFVIHP; from the coding sequence ATGTCCATTCCAAAGACAATGAAAGCAGCCCGCATGCACGACGTGGGTTCCCCCATGAAAATTGAGGAAGTGCCGGTGCCCGAAGTGCGTTCCAACGACGTACTGGTTAAGGTTCATTCGTGTGGCATCGTGCCTAATTTGGGCAACGTGCTGAAAAACTGGACAACCTGGTTCCCGGAGCGCCCATTGCCACCTCTGCCGGCTATTTTCGGCTTGGATCCTGCCGGTGAAATTGTGGCGGTTGGCTCTCAGGTTCACTACTGGCAGCCTGGTGATCGCGTTTACGTGAATCCCGGTCGTCACTGTGGCGGGTGCCGTGCGTGTCGCGATGGTCGTCATGAGCACTGCGAGTACTACACCTTCAACGGTTACTTTGGTTTCAGCGAAAAGTCTTTGAAGATTTTCGATGACTATCCTTATGGCGGTTTGTGTCAGTACATGACCGCACCTCAGTATTCGCTTGTATCCCTTCCCGATAGCGTTTCGTACGATCAAGCTGCGCGTTTGGGCTATTTGGGTACGGCGTACGCCGGTTTGCGTAAAGCGCAAATTCGCCCCGGCCAAACCGTCATGGTGAGCGGTGCAAGCGGCACGCTGGGTCTGGGGGCTATTCTGCTGGCCTTGGGGATGGGGGCGACTCGTATCCTGGGTGTGGCGCGTAATAAAGAGCTGTTGGCCCGCGTTAAAGCGCTGGCGCCTGAGCGCATCGAGGTCAAGTCCATAAATGATAATGAATCAGTTGAAGACTGGGTTCAGCGCATGACGGCAAACGAAGGGCTCGACCTGTACGTCGATTGCATTGGGCCGGGCGGTGGTCATGACATCTTGTTGTCGGCAATGCGTGTGCTCAAGCGTGGCGGCAAAGCCGTTGATATCGGCGCCATTGCAGGTGATGTGCCGGTTGACTTGCACACCGTCATGGATTTGCAGCAAACGGTCATTGGTTCGTGCTGGTTCACTGCGGCGGAAGGTCAGGATATGGCCGATATGGCGGGTGCGGGAACATTGAATATGTCTGTATTCGAGCATGTGGCCAGTCCTCTCGAGCAAATCAACGAGGCGATTTCCGGTATTGAAAATCGCAGCGGCGGCTTTAGTAATTTTGTGATTCACCCTTAA
- a CDS encoding amino acid ABC transporter substrate-binding protein produces the protein MGNRFSRRDFVKVAGVSAAAMATPTISFAQADRDTLRFGWAISKTGPFTAGASSTQIPNYHLWVDDVNKAGGLMVDGKKKLIEVFEYDDRSQPEEAVRAIDRLVNQDKVDFLLPPWGTGMNMAVAPVFFRNKFPMIAPTFITERMPELVKRWDNVFALLQPNAPYGTAIVDVLQEMRKAGKINNRVAIVNVTDQGGIELVKAARDAFANTDFEIVHEAGYPIGTQDLTPIITAAQQSNPDVFLAFSYPPDSMGLTEAARVRGFNPKVFYIGVGSALPIYRKRFAAATEGVMGPGGWNPETPELQAYIERFQALNGGLPDQWVSYLCYSGLQALGQAIETVGTVDRPAIIKVLQQETFETISGPLRFENNIARDAWLVGQWQGDTFWGVAPKDREGAKPIIDKPNWS, from the coding sequence ATGGGAAATCGATTCAGCCGGCGTGACTTTGTGAAAGTGGCAGGGGTGTCTGCCGCTGCAATGGCCACGCCAACCATTTCGTTTGCGCAGGCAGATCGTGACACTTTGCGATTTGGCTGGGCAATTTCAAAAACCGGCCCGTTTACTGCTGGGGCCAGTTCCACTCAAATCCCCAATTATCATTTATGGGTGGATGACGTCAACAAGGCCGGCGGCCTGATGGTAGACGGTAAAAAGAAGTTGATCGAGGTTTTTGAATACGATGACCGCAGTCAGCCCGAAGAGGCTGTTCGCGCTATTGATCGTTTGGTTAACCAGGATAAAGTCGACTTTTTGCTACCGCCTTGGGGAACCGGCATGAACATGGCTGTTGCGCCTGTGTTTTTCCGTAATAAGTTTCCCATGATTGCGCCCACCTTCATTACTGAGCGCATGCCCGAACTCGTTAAGCGCTGGGATAATGTTTTTGCCTTGTTGCAACCCAATGCCCCCTACGGGACGGCGATTGTCGACGTGCTTCAGGAAATGCGCAAGGCAGGCAAAATCAATAATCGCGTAGCGATTGTGAACGTAACCGACCAAGGTGGTATTGAACTGGTCAAAGCGGCACGTGACGCTTTCGCCAATACCGATTTTGAAATCGTACACGAAGCCGGTTATCCCATTGGCACTCAGGATCTCACGCCAATTATCACTGCCGCCCAGCAAAGCAATCCCGACGTATTCCTGGCATTCAGCTATCCGCCCGACTCCATGGGGCTCACTGAAGCAGCGAGGGTGCGCGGCTTTAATCCGAAGGTGTTCTACATCGGTGTGGGTTCGGCGCTGCCTATTTACCGCAAGCGCTTCGCGGCGGCAACGGAAGGTGTCATGGGCCCAGGCGGCTGGAACCCTGAAACCCCGGAACTGCAAGCCTATATCGAGCGCTTCCAGGCTCTGAATGGAGGGCTGCCCGACCAATGGGTCAGCTATCTGTGTTATTCGGGTCTGCAGGCTTTGGGCCAGGCTATCGAAACCGTGGGAACGGTTGATCGCCCTGCAATTATCAAAGTGCTTCAGCAGGAAACCTTCGAGACGATTTCCGGCCCCTTGCGCTTTGAAAACAATATTGCACGCGATGCGTGGTTGGTTGGTCAGTGGCAGGGCGATACGTTCTGGGGGGTTGCGCCCAAAGATCGGGAAGGTGCCAAGCCTATTATCGATAAGCCAAACTGGAGCTAA
- a CDS encoding branched-chain amino acid ABC transporter permease produces MPLIDALLFGLTLGGAYALLALGFNLQYGVARILNLAYGEMLILAALVAMVMFTQLGISPLISTILLGTLAAILGAFLYRYALVPLVKRSRSQEELEGDSILATFGLLFFLQGVMLALFGGNYLSYSFLSVAVDVLGTTVSANRLIALLAAILFALGLYWILLRTRVGTALRAVAVNPGAAPLVGVNVIRIAMLGFALGTGMVAAAGVLLSMFSTFSATMGVVYTMKALIVVIMGGVGNFVGCVIAALMLGLIESFVSAYVDSGLTLAANYAIFLLVLIFRPAGLFGRAVS; encoded by the coding sequence ATGCCCTTAATTGATGCTTTATTATTTGGGCTAACCTTGGGGGGAGCCTACGCCTTGCTGGCGCTAGGCTTCAACCTGCAATACGGCGTGGCGCGAATTCTGAATCTTGCCTATGGCGAGATGCTGATTCTTGCTGCGCTGGTTGCTATGGTTATGTTTACCCAGTTGGGAATCTCACCGCTTATTTCCACTATTTTATTGGGAACGCTGGCCGCGATACTTGGCGCGTTTCTCTACCGTTACGCGCTGGTACCGCTGGTAAAGCGAAGCCGCAGCCAGGAAGAGCTTGAAGGCGACAGTATTCTTGCAACTTTTGGATTGTTGTTCTTCCTCCAGGGAGTCATGCTCGCGCTTTTTGGCGGCAACTATCTAAGCTACTCATTCTTGTCGGTTGCCGTCGATGTGCTGGGTACAACCGTATCGGCAAATCGCCTTATTGCGCTTTTGGCAGCCATTTTGTTTGCCCTGGGGCTTTATTGGATTCTGTTGCGAACGCGGGTAGGTACGGCTTTACGCGCTGTTGCAGTGAACCCCGGCGCTGCGCCGCTGGTGGGTGTGAATGTTATTCGGATTGCCATGTTGGGCTTTGCCCTGGGCACCGGGATGGTGGCGGCAGCGGGCGTCTTGCTAAGCATGTTTTCTACGTTCAGTGCGACGATGGGTGTGGTGTATACCATGAAAGCCCTGATTGTCGTCATTATGGGTGGCGTGGGCAATTTTGTGGGCTGTGTTATTGCCGCATTAATGTTGGGGCTCATTGAAAGTTTTGTGTCGGCTTATGTTGATTCGGGCTTAACCCTGGCTGCCAACTACGCTATTTTCCTGCTTGTGCTGATTTTCCGTCCCGCCGGTTTGTTCGGGAGGGCGGTGTCGTGA
- a CDS encoding branched-chain amino acid ABC transporter permease: MKQLNPLSIVLFVVVFGALAVVPQFTNDYIVSLLIGLLMYANLATAWGVFCGTTRRVSLATAAFVGVGCYTVALFSETLPWPLVLVLSAVFGGILALLIGLCTLRLSGMYFVIFTFGVAEMIRQLVNWYESNISGSVGRYIFLDVTSAEIYWQLLILFALVWILGFWLSRSRLGFALRLIGEDQVAAGNCGINTVKVRLLVFVGTSMIMSVVGAIIAPRWAYIEPSIAFNALVSFQVLVMALLGGIALYFGPVIGVVPLILAFEVLTKYFPDHFSMVLGAIFLIIVYWLPGGILGLLRRWGAIRG; the protein is encoded by the coding sequence GTGAAACAGTTGAATCCATTATCCATTGTCTTGTTTGTTGTTGTCTTTGGTGCGCTGGCCGTTGTTCCCCAATTTACCAACGACTATATTGTTTCCCTGCTGATTGGTTTGCTAATGTATGCCAACCTGGCCACTGCCTGGGGGGTGTTTTGTGGCACAACCCGGCGTGTTTCACTCGCGACAGCAGCTTTTGTCGGGGTGGGATGCTATACCGTCGCCTTGTTTTCAGAAACACTACCCTGGCCGCTGGTGCTGGTGTTGTCGGCTGTATTTGGCGGGATCCTGGCTTTGTTGATTGGTTTATGTACCTTGCGTTTGTCGGGTATGTACTTCGTGATTTTTACTTTCGGTGTGGCGGAAATGATTCGCCAGTTGGTGAATTGGTATGAGTCCAATATCAGCGGGTCTGTGGGGCGTTATATCTTTCTCGACGTGACGTCGGCTGAAATCTATTGGCAGCTTCTCATTTTGTTTGCCCTGGTGTGGATCCTCGGTTTCTGGCTTTCGCGTTCGCGGCTCGGTTTCGCCCTGCGTTTAATCGGCGAGGACCAGGTTGCCGCCGGCAATTGTGGCATAAATACGGTTAAGGTTCGGTTGCTGGTATTTGTGGGTACCTCAATGATTATGTCGGTGGTGGGCGCAATTATTGCGCCGCGTTGGGCCTATATTGAACCCTCGATCGCCTTCAATGCGCTAGTGTCATTCCAGGTATTGGTCATGGCGTTGTTGGGTGGGATTGCGCTGTATTTTGGGCCGGTTATCGGCGTCGTGCCACTCATTCTGGCTTTTGAAGTATTGACCAAATATTTTCCGGATCATTTCAGCATGGTGCTGGGGGCGATCTTTCTAATTATTGTGTACTGGTTGCCAGGCGGTATTCTCGGCTTGTTGCGGCGATGGGGGGCGATTCGTGGCTGA
- a CDS encoding ABC transporter ATP-binding protein — MADALLQVKGLERRFGGLRAVDGLSLEVQAGEILGLLGPNGSGKTTAINLISGVLVPNAGSIKVNGHEVAGMPSYRISSYGISRTYQLVRLFSGMTVRQNVVAGMAFVHDHEFGSRADEKADALLAKVGLAGQGDTLAGDLTYMNQKKVELARALASRPKLLLLDEWLAGLNPTELIDAMKLVASIREENISIVMVEHVIEAVRSLCDRCVVMSAGMPIASGTPAEVLADPEVVRAYLGEDEDA, encoded by the coding sequence GTGGCTGATGCATTACTCCAGGTAAAAGGCCTTGAGCGTCGGTTCGGCGGATTAAGAGCCGTTGACGGCTTGTCGCTCGAGGTTCAGGCCGGTGAAATCTTAGGGTTGCTGGGGCCAAACGGTTCCGGCAAAACAACCGCAATTAATTTGATCAGCGGCGTGCTTGTACCTAATGCAGGCTCGATCAAAGTTAACGGGCACGAAGTGGCCGGTATGCCGTCGTATCGCATTTCGTCATACGGGATCAGTCGTACCTATCAACTGGTGCGGTTGTTTAGTGGCATGACCGTGCGACAAAACGTGGTGGCGGGCATGGCGTTTGTTCACGATCATGAGTTCGGTTCGCGGGCCGATGAAAAGGCCGACGCCTTATTGGCCAAAGTAGGGCTTGCAGGCCAGGGCGATACCCTGGCTGGTGACCTTACCTATATGAATCAGAAGAAGGTCGAGCTCGCCCGGGCATTGGCCAGTCGGCCCAAGTTGCTGTTACTCGATGAATGGCTGGCAGGATTAAACCCAACTGAGCTTATTGATGCCATGAAGCTCGTTGCCTCAATCAGGGAAGAGAATATTTCTATTGTCATGGTAGAGCATGTAATTGAAGCGGTTCGTTCTTTATGTGACCGCTGTGTCGTAATGAGCGCAGGCATGCCGATTGCTTCGGGTACACCGGCCGAAGTGCTGGCCGATCCGGAAGTGGTCCGGGCTTATCTTGGAGAAGACGAGGATGCTTGA
- a CDS encoding ABC transporter ATP-binding protein, with protein sequence MLEVKALSAWYGMHKALDDVSLNVQRGEVVTVLGANGAGKSTLLKALAGLIPVSADAQINLDGRSLCSLRDFERVEAGIALVPEGRGIFGELTVRENLFMGAYPKRARVGETENLERILSLFPRLSERLSQTARTMSGGEQQMVAIGRALMSSPEVLLLDEPSLGLSPLMVSELFKTLARVCETGVTILMVEQNAKRSLKLSDRGYLIEQGRIVGTGAAQELLNDESVKKAYLGG encoded by the coding sequence ATGCTTGAAGTTAAGGCATTAAGTGCCTGGTATGGCATGCATAAAGCGTTGGATGATGTTTCCTTGAATGTTCAGCGCGGTGAAGTGGTGACCGTGTTGGGTGCAAATGGTGCGGGGAAATCTACATTGCTGAAGGCGCTGGCTGGGCTGATTCCTGTGTCGGCAGACGCGCAAATCAATCTGGACGGGCGATCTTTGTGTTCGCTGCGTGACTTCGAGCGTGTTGAGGCGGGTATCGCGCTTGTGCCCGAGGGGCGGGGTATTTTTGGTGAACTAACGGTGCGTGAAAACCTGTTTATGGGGGCTTACCCAAAGCGGGCACGCGTTGGTGAAACCGAAAACCTGGAACGCATTTTGTCGTTGTTTCCTCGTTTGAGCGAGCGCCTCTCGCAAACGGCAAGAACAATGAGTGGCGGTGAGCAGCAAATGGTCGCGATTGGCCGTGCGCTGATGTCGAGTCCCGAAGTTCTATTGTTGGATGAGCCTTCGTTGGGGTTGTCTCCGCTTATGGTTTCCGAGTTGTTCAAAACACTTGCCCGTGTTTGTGAAACAGGCGTCACCATTCTGATGGTCGAGCAAAATGCAAAGCGAAGCTTGAAATTATCTGATCGAGGCTACTTGATTGAGCAGGGCCGGATTGTTGGGACGGGAGCAGCGCAAGAGCTTTTGAACGACGAATCGGTAAAGAAGGCTTATTTGGGGGGATAG
- a CDS encoding cupin domain-containing protein translates to MVQATSPQPIRRVVIANKNGKPSVISDTQTVRTFDNHPAFANTLLWATPSQPKVGNAELATDPVQPTTNFLPPVGGTRFMIVTFPSDALMGDPSFDGAAFGAEVAQKTPGLAQTFEMDDPAMHTTDTVDYAVVLDGEIWLDLGTGEELHLKKHDVVIQNGARHGWRNKGTDAATMLFVLIGAERRQ, encoded by the coding sequence ATGGTTCAAGCCACCTCACCCCAACCTATCCGCCGCGTGGTCATTGCCAACAAAAACGGCAAGCCAAGCGTAATCAGCGACACGCAAACAGTACGTACTTTCGACAACCACCCAGCCTTTGCCAACACGCTTTTATGGGCGACGCCGTCGCAGCCAAAAGTGGGCAACGCCGAACTGGCGACCGATCCGGTACAACCCACCACAAACTTCCTGCCCCCCGTCGGCGGCACCCGCTTCATGATCGTCACCTTTCCATCCGACGCTTTAATGGGTGATCCTTCGTTCGACGGTGCGGCATTCGGTGCCGAAGTCGCCCAAAAAACACCCGGACTGGCGCAAACATTCGAAATGGACGATCCGGCCATGCACACGACGGATACCGTCGACTACGCCGTCGTTCTGGACGGTGAAATATGGCTGGACCTGGGCACGGGTGAGGAACTACATCTGAAAAAACACGATGTCGTCATCCAAAATGGCGCACGTCACGGCTGGCGTAATAAAGGCACTGACGCCGCCACCATGCTGTTTGTACTGATCGGCGCCGAACGCCGGCAATAA
- a CDS encoding amino acid synthesis family protein, which yields MSLIDIRKQSLNIETIYHEGGPRSAHPTRVATACAVIRNPYAGTYQEDLMPFMAALRELGKTLSAELVNALGADNIEVYGKGAIVGVNGELEHGAVWHEAGGWALRAALGEPKAMVPSAKAVAAAGYRLIVPLHYIHASYVRSHYTIGEAGIQDAPRPNEILFALLAGTGGRIHARLGGLAKEAVSVHDGQR from the coding sequence ATGTCACTTATCGATATCCGCAAGCAAAGCTTGAATATTGAAACCATCTATCACGAGGGTGGACCGCGGTCAGCGCATCCAACCCGGGTGGCAACGGCTTGTGCCGTTATCCGTAATCCTTATGCCGGCACCTATCAGGAAGACTTAATGCCGTTTATGGCGGCGTTGCGCGAGTTGGGCAAAACGCTGTCTGCCGAGCTGGTAAACGCGCTCGGGGCCGACAATATCGAAGTGTATGGCAAAGGTGCGATTGTGGGCGTGAATGGCGAGCTTGAGCACGGTGCGGTATGGCATGAGGCCGGCGGTTGGGCTTTGCGTGCCGCGTTGGGTGAACCCAAAGCGATGGTGCCTTCCGCCAAGGCTGTGGCGGCTGCCGGCTATCGTTTGATCGTACCGTTGCATTATATTCATGCCTCTTATGTGCGCAGTCACTACACCATTGGTGAGGCGGGCATTCAAGATGCGCCGCGCCCTAATGAAATTCTGTTTGCGTTGCTTGCGGGCACGGGTGGTCGTATTCACGCACGCTTGGGTGGTCTGGCCAAAGAGGCCGTGAGCGTTCATGATGGGCAACGGTAA
- a CDS encoding bifunctional 3-(3-hydroxy-phenyl)propionate/3-hydroxycinnamic acid hydroxylase yields the protein MKHYDVIIAGYGPTGATLANLLVARGLQVAVFDKLPDLYPLPRAIGIDHEGLRIMQEVGIADALQDFIAPYRPSEYRGVDGQPILRLDAAPAPHRLGWAPNYVFNQPALESALRNRLSKQDAAHIFLEAEVIDNGQDADSAWVDVKLKGETQVTRFTGSYLIACDGGGSPIRKRLGIELEDLGFDEAWLVIDAIVNDEKLAQLPDTQVQYCEPDRPCTFVVGPGNHRRWEVMLLPGEQNSGDYPEEVLWPILSRWLKLGEGRLWRHAAYRFHGLVARHWRKGRTLLAGDAAHMTPPFMAQGMVQGMRDALNLAWKLEWVLKGAGNDALLDSYEQERHPHVVATTRAAMELGRIICERDADKARRRDADLRAKQGGVVKTTIRQNMIPGLTSGLIDITAPGAGTLFPQPYVTVHESGEPRSGWLDQFVQGRSCLLSIGLVSKTESDQLHNLAQRINATLVCIGADDNRASPYSGICVTEEEAVMAPWLESLNCRYVISRPDHYVYGAAPDLATLENLVNRYVRDLGG from the coding sequence ATGAAGCACTACGATGTCATTATTGCGGGCTATGGGCCAACCGGCGCCACGCTGGCGAATTTGCTGGTTGCGCGGGGGCTTCAAGTGGCTGTTTTCGATAAGCTGCCCGACTTATACCCCTTGCCTCGGGCGATTGGAATAGACCACGAGGGTTTGCGCATCATGCAGGAAGTTGGGATTGCCGATGCGCTTCAGGATTTTATAGCGCCTTATCGGCCCAGCGAGTATCGCGGTGTCGATGGTCAACCCATCCTGCGCCTCGATGCCGCGCCTGCCCCGCACCGTCTGGGTTGGGCGCCCAATTATGTTTTTAATCAGCCCGCGCTGGAAAGTGCTTTGCGTAATCGCTTGTCCAAGCAAGACGCAGCGCATATTTTTCTTGAGGCTGAGGTGATCGATAACGGGCAGGATGCCGATTCGGCCTGGGTAGACGTCAAGCTGAAAGGCGAAACGCAAGTGACTCGATTCACTGGTTCCTATTTGATTGCTTGCGATGGTGGCGGCAGTCCTATCCGCAAGCGTTTGGGTATCGAGCTGGAGGATCTGGGTTTTGATGAGGCGTGGCTGGTTATCGATGCGATCGTCAACGACGAAAAGTTGGCGCAGTTGCCCGATACCCAGGTTCAGTATTGTGAGCCTGATCGTCCCTGCACGTTTGTGGTGGGACCGGGGAACCATCGGCGTTGGGAAGTGATGTTGCTGCCCGGCGAGCAAAATTCGGGGGATTATCCCGAAGAAGTGTTGTGGCCCATATTATCCCGGTGGTTGAAGCTGGGTGAGGGTCGCTTGTGGCGCCATGCCGCTTATCGCTTTCATGGGCTCGTAGCGCGCCACTGGCGTAAAGGGCGCACTCTTCTTGCCGGCGATGCGGCGCATATGACCCCGCCGTTTATGGCTCAAGGAATGGTTCAGGGCATGCGCGATGCGCTTAATCTTGCCTGGAAGCTGGAGTGGGTATTAAAAGGGGCCGGAAATGATGCTCTTCTCGACTCTTACGAGCAGGAGCGTCATCCGCATGTGGTTGCCACCACGCGCGCGGCAATGGAGCTGGGTCGAATTATTTGTGAACGAGACGCCGATAAAGCCCGTCGTCGCGACGCAGACCTGCGCGCGAAGCAGGGTGGCGTCGTTAAAACAACGATTCGTCAGAACATGATTCCAGGTTTGACGTCCGGCTTGATCGACATAACTGCGCCGGGCGCAGGAACATTGTTTCCCCAGCCGTATGTCACTGTTCATGAGTCGGGTGAGCCGCGTTCAGGTTGGCTGGATCAATTTGTTCAGGGCCGTTCTTGTCTGTTATCGATCGGCCTGGTTTCCAAAACGGAGTCCGATCAGTTGCACAACCTGGCGCAACGAATCAATGCAACGTTGGTATGCATCGGCGCCGACGACAATAGGGCGTCGCCGTATTCAGGCATTTGTGTAACGGAAGAAGAGGCGGTAATGGCGCCCTGGCTTGAGTCTTTGAATTGCCGCTACGTCATTTCACGACCCGATCATTATGTGTATGGGGCCGCGCCCGACTTGGCGACGCTGGAAAATCTTGTTAATCGTTATGTGCGCGACTTGGGCGGTTAA
- a CDS encoding cob(I)yrinic acid a,c-diamide adenosyltransferase translates to MANRLSVIATRTGDDGTTALGDGTRINKHARRVQAMGDVDELNSMIGLWRTEPLPEEINTLLGQVQNDLFSVGAELCIPGYAAIKTEQIARLDQALKKFNAMLAPLKEFVLPGGTRATALAHVARTVCRRAERNVIALSEHEAVSDPVKQYLNRLSDLCFVLARTLNEKEEMWRNPGKEG, encoded by the coding sequence ATGGCAAACAGACTGTCAGTTATCGCAACACGCACCGGTGACGACGGCACCACCGCACTGGGTGACGGCACCCGTATCAACAAACATGCGCGACGCGTTCAGGCCATGGGAGATGTCGACGAACTGAACAGCATGATTGGTTTATGGCGAACCGAGCCACTGCCTGAAGAAATCAACACGCTGCTTGGCCAAGTTCAGAACGATTTGTTTAGTGTCGGCGCCGAGCTGTGCATTCCCGGCTACGCTGCCATAAAAACAGAGCAAATTGCCCGACTGGATCAAGCGTTGAAGAAATTCAATGCCATGCTGGCACCATTGAAAGAGTTTGTTTTGCCCGGCGGAACCCGCGCCACGGCCTTGGCCCATGTGGCCCGCACAGTGTGTCGTCGCGCCGAACGTAATGTTATCGCGCTAAGCGAACATGAGGCGGTCTCGGACCCTGTAAAACAATATTTGAACCGGCTCTCCGACTTATGCTTTGTGTTGGCCCGCACACTTAACGAAAAAGAAGAAATGTGGCGCAACCCGGGTAAAGAAGGCTAA
- a CDS encoding copper-binding protein, which produces MVWSRRKAISGLVAMAGILTAFSFAPVRAQQATASGKVRRVNPSAGKITIMHGEIVELKLPAMTLVYRVEPQLIQEIQPGDQVTFTVVRQNGDYVIIEIRKG; this is translated from the coding sequence ATGGTTTGGTCGCGCAGAAAAGCAATTTCCGGTTTGGTGGCAATGGCCGGCATATTAACGGCGTTTTCGTTTGCTCCGGTTCGGGCTCAGCAGGCCACAGCCTCCGGGAAAGTGCGTCGGGTGAATCCGTCGGCCGGTAAAATTACCATTATGCATGGTGAAATCGTCGAACTTAAGCTTCCCGCCATGACGCTTGTTTATCGCGTGGAACCGCAACTCATCCAGGAAATTCAGCCCGGCGATCAGGTCACGTTTACGGTGGTCCGCCAGAATGGCGATTACGTGATTATTGAAATTCGCAAGGGCTGA